The Juglans microcarpa x Juglans regia isolate MS1-56 chromosome 2S, Jm3101_v1.0, whole genome shotgun sequence genome has a window encoding:
- the LOC121251409 gene encoding uncharacterized protein LOC121251409 encodes MKFFRSCYRPGGTGPAPSQEEEDNTKTMSRTAPSSSRRKRLTTAGRSKTASAKNWRPALSMISEDKAVDESGRGRWVSGKQSYVSCKSKSISSAKSPCLTHTNDESRDNSMSMIFLAISPTPFMF; translated from the exons ATGAAGTTCTTCAGGTCATGTTACCGTCCCGGTGGAACCGGCCCTGCGCCTTCGCAGGAGGAGGAAGACAACACTAAAACTATGTCACGGACGGCACCTTCTTCTTCAAGGCGCAAGAGGCTGACTACTGCAGGACGTTCCAAGACTGCATCTGCTAAGAATTGGAGGCCGGCGCTATCCATGATATCCGAGGACAAAGCCGTCGACGAGAGCGGCCGTGGACGTTGGGTTTCGGGAAAGCAATCGTACGTGTCTTgtaaatcaaaatcaatatcgTCGGCCAAGTCTCCCTGCCTCACTCACACCAATGACGAGTCCAG GGACAATTCCATGTCGATGATCTTTCTGGCAATCTCACCAACTCCATTTATGTTTTGA